GAGCGGTGCCCATGATCGTGGAGACATCGTTGCGAGCGAAGACGCGCTCGATGGCCACGACATCGGGACGGTAGGTGTCCAGCCAGCTGTCGAACGCCTCGGCGAGGGCGCCCAGACGCAGGTCCACGGAGTCCGAGGACGGCGTCCGCAGAACATCCACCGCCACCATCGTGGCCTTGCGGGCGGGCAGGGTATCGATGACACCCAGCCCGCACCTGGTCAGGCCGGGATCAACACCGAGAATTCTCATCAGGCATCGAGTTCGGCGAGGACCTCGTCGCTGACATCGGCGTTGGAGTAGACATTCTGGACCTCATCACTGTCCTCGAGGGCGTCGATGAGATTGAAGACCTTCCGGGCGGTGTCTGCGTCCAGGCTGACCTCCAACTCGGGGACGAAGGACGCCTCTGCCGAGTTGTAGTCGATTCCCGCGTCGACGAGCGCCGTGCGCACATCGACGAGGTCGGTCGCCTCGCAGATGATCTCGAAGGTCTCTCCCTCGCTCTTGACCTCTTCCGCGCCGGCGTCCAAGGTGGCGAGGACGATCGCGTCCTCATCGGTGCCTTCGGCCGAGACGATGATGACGCCCTTGCGATTGAAGTTGTAGGTCACCGAACCGGGGTCTGCCATGGACCCGCCGTTGCGCGTCACCGCCACGCGGACCTCCGAGGCCGCTCGGTTGCGGTTGTCGGTCAGGCATTCGATGAGCAGGGCGACGCCGCCGGCCGCATAGCCTTCGTAGAGAATGTTCTCGTAGTTGACCGCAGAACCGTCGAGGCCGCCTCCGCGTTTGACCGCGCGAGAGATGTTGTCGGCCGGGACCGAGTTCTTCTTCGCCTTCTGGATCGCATCGAACAGCGTCGGATTGCCTTCGGGATCAGGACCACCGTTTCGAGCGGCAACCTCGATGTTCTTGATCAGCTTGGCGAAGAGTTTGCCGCGCTTCGAATCGATGGCAGCTTTCTTGTGTTTAGTCGTTGCCCATTTGGAATGACCTGACACTGGTGTTCCTTCCTATAGATACAGCCTTCAGAGTCTATACGCGTCCCTCAGTCGATGACGAGGGGATTCTCGGGCACCGAGCCCGCCGTGACGAGATCCATGAGGCTGAGCAGGTTCTTCGGGTAGATCGTTTCGGTCGTGGCCATCAGCTCCGTGCGGGACCACCAGCGAAATTCGAGCAGACTGCGCTTTTCGATGTCCGTCCACACGGCGTCCTCGAGCTCGATGTCCTCGCTTGTGCGGAACGCGAAGTACGTCTCGATCTGATGCAGCGATCTCTCCGTGAATTCGAAGATCTCATCGCGGGTGGCCAGGGGGCCGATGAGTTCGGCGGGTTCGCATTCGAGCCCCGTCTCCTCGGCGACTTCGCGAGCTGCGGTCTGTGCGGGGGTCTCTCCCATCTCGGAACCGCCGCCGCATGTCATCCACCACTGATGAGTGGGCATGAGCAGATCCTGCGCTCGAATCAGGAGAACCTCGTCGCGCTCGTTGAGTAATACGACCCGTGAGGCTTTACGAGGTTTCATGCTTCTCCAGGGGTTGACGATGAACTGACGCAGTTTGTGCAGAATAGTGAAGCGGCGAGCATTCAGCAAGACCGCTATCGTAACCGACTGAACGATATCGGGAAGAGATCACGCGGCCAAGTCGATGCCCATCGTCGGCACGCATCATCACGGGTAGGGCGCGGTGATGCCGTCCGCGCGCAGTGAGGTTCCACCGCGTTCGGAGCGAGCGCGCGACGGTCGGGGATGTCAGGGGTGAGGAGCACGCCTCTGCGGCGGTGGTGTCGACCATCGGCTCAGCGAGTCGCCGAGGTCGTCTGATCGTCGACATCCGCGTCGACGTCGTCGCCCAGATGCCGGTCCCACCAGTCGAGCATCGCTTCGAACCGCTGCTGCCGATGCCGCGGCTGGCCCGAGCGTGAGAGCTCATGGTTCTCCCCCGGGAAGATGAGCATCTCGGTGTCCGTGCCGGCCCGCTGCAGTGCGGCGTAGTACTGCTGCGCCTGTTCGAGCGGGCAACGGAAGTCGAGTTCGGAATGCATCACCAGGCTGGGCGTGCGCACCTGCCAGGCGTGGGCCAACGGTGACTGCGCCGCGATGGCCCGCGGGTCTCGTGTGGTGTATTCCTCGGAGAAGAAACGACCGATGTCGGAGGTGCCGACGAAGCTGGTCGGGTCCAGGTAGCCGCGTTCGACGATGGCCGCTTCGAAGCGGTGGTCGTCTGTGGTGATCATCGCGGTGAGGTAGCCGCCGTAGGAACCGCCTTGGACGCCCAGGCGACTCGAATCGAGGTCGGGATCGGCTGCCAGTGCGCTGTCGAGGACAGCGAGGACATCGGCCATCGCGGGCTCTGCCATGTTCCCTCGCACCGCGGTCCCCCATGTCCGGGTGCGTCCGCCCGAGCCCCGGGGGTTCGCGTAGACGACGGCGTATCCCGCCGAGGCGAGCACCTGGGTTTCGTCGAACCAGCCGTGAGTGTACTGGGCGAAGGGTCCACCGTGGATGTTGAGAATGACGGGAAACGGTCCCGGGCCGCTGGGTTTCGCGAGCCAGCCGGTGATGGTGCCGTCTTCTCCGTCGACTCGCAGCAGCTGCGGGAGGACCGAGTTGGCAGGGGCGGGATGCTGTCTGAGGACCGTCGGTGCGTGTGGGCCGGCAGCTCCCTCTTTCGCGAGTGCCCCTGTGCGTGTGGCGAGCCTGGTCCGTGCCAGCACGGCCCCGCTCGTCGGAGTCTGTGCGGTGAAGACCACGGAATCTCCGGCGACGTCGAAGCCGTTGACCACGGTGGTGTCATCGGTGAGGAAGTCCAGTTCGTCGAGCCCGACCATCTGCGCGGTCACGTCGATCGCCGCGATACGGGTGGCGCCGTCGGTGTCGACGGCAGCGATGACGGCAGCGCCTGTCGGTCCGGATCCCTGGGGCGCGGCGGAGCCGTCTGCACCGGTGCCGGCGATCCGGGGCCTGATCGCTGCGATCGAGACGGTCTCAGGGTCGGTCAGACGTCGCGTCTTCCCCGTTCGCAGCTCATGGACGAAGAGGCCGGGCATCTGCCCGACGAAGTCCAATTCGTCACGCGTGAGTTCATTGCCGACCATCAGCAGCGTCTCGTCGTCGATCCATCGGTGCATGTCCACGCTCATCCGCGGCAGTTCCACAGCTTCCGGATCCTGGCCGCCGAGCAGCCATACGGTCGAGCGGAGGTCGGGCTCACCGTGGTCGGGCTCCAGTGGGGCGAGAACGCTGATCCGCTCCCCGCCGGGTGAGAACTGTGGGTCGTGGACATCGGATTCGGGGGTCTTGAGAAGTGTCGACAGCGGCACCTCGGCTCCGCCTGTGATTCCGGACTTGCCCAATCCGGGTTCGACGAGGTCGACGAGGAATGCCCGTGCAGGACGATCGTCGACGTAGCCGACTCCGTTACTCAGGTACGCCGCCGAGGTGATTCGACGCGGTGCTTCCTCCCCTGCCGGAATGTCCTCGTCCTGTCCGCAGCGTCCGGGTTCGGCCACCCGCGCGACGTAGAGTGCCCGCGCACCTTCGTCGTCGAGTGCGAATTCGGAGACGCCGAGGTGGTTGTCGGTGACCCGGTGAGCCGTTTCGAGGCTGGGGCCGACGAAGAGCTGAGCGGGTTCCTTCTTGGCTGCGCTCAGGTATCCGGACCAGTCGCGGCTGACCTCGGGCGCGTAGTCGCGCCAATTGTGGGTCAGCCGTGTCGAGGACTTCTCCTGCAGCGCGAACAGCTGCGAGAGGTAGCTGTTCGACTCGAGGTCGGGACGGGTGATGGTGATGACGGCTTCGCTGCCGCGCAGCAGTGGGGATGAGTACTCGGCGAGGGAGTCGAGGTCTTCGGGGTTCATGAGTTCCATTCCTTCGACAGCGCTGCCTGCACGTCGGCGTGCACCTGCGGCAGAGCCTTGGTCTGCGCCACGACGGGCAGGAAGTTCGAGTCCCCGCTCCACCTGGGCACGATGTGCTGATGCAGGTGCGCGGCGATTCCTGCACCTGCCACAGGTCCTTGGTTCATGCCCAGGTTGAATCCGTCAGGAGACGACACGGCCCGGACCACGGACATCGCCTTCTGGGAGAACCGGGCGAGCTCCATGGTCTCCGACTCCGTCAGGTCCGTGTAGTCCGCGACGTGGCGGTAGGGACAGATGAGGAGGTGGCCCGGATTGTAGGGGTACAGGTTGAGCACCGCGTACACTTCGTCACCGCGGGCGACGATCAGGCCCTCTTCGTCGGACTTCGACGGCGCCGTGCAGAACGGGCATTCGGAGACACCGGTGTTCTTGGGCTTGTCCTGGCCGTCGATGTAGACCATCCGGTGCGGTGTCCACAACCGCTGGAAGCCGTCGGGCTCGCCGGGGAAGCCCGCGGCAGCTTCGGGCTCCGGAATGCCCTCGAGGTGTTCGGGACCGCCCTCGCCGAGGCGGCTGTCTGCGGCCTCCGTCATACTTGGGCCTTCGTTTCGATGGAGTCGACGATCCTGGTGACCGCCTCGGCGACGGACACGCCGTTGTCCTGCTCACCATTGCGGAAGCGGAACGACACAGCGTTCGCATCGCGATCCTCCCCGCCGGCGATGAGCACGAAGGGCACCTTCGACTTCGAGGCGTTGCGGATCTTCTTCGGGAACCGATCGTCGCTGTCATCGATCTCGACGCGGGCACCCGCTGCCCTCAGCTGTGCGGCGACCTCGGCGAGGTAGTCGTTGAATTCCTCGGCCACGGGGATGCAGGTGACCTGGACCGGGGACAGCCACACCGGGTAGGCGCCCGCGTAGTGCTCGGTGAGCACGCCCAGGAACCGCTCGATCGAGCCGAACTTCGCCGAATGGATCATGACGGGGCGTTTGCGGGTTCCATCGGCGGCCTGGTACTCGAGGTCGAAGCGTTCGGGCTGGTTGAAGTCGAGCTGCACGGTCGACATCTGCCAGGTCCGGCCGATGGCGTCGCGGGCCTGGACGGAGACCTTGGGACCGTAGAACGCGGCTCCCCCGGGGTCGGGAACGAGTTCGAGGCCGGTCTCCCGCGCGACCTCTTCGAGGACCTGCGTGGCTTCGGCCCACTGCTCGTCGGAGCCGATGAACTTGTCCTGCTTCTTCTCGTCATCACCTCGGGTGGACAGCTCGAGGTAGAAGTCGTCGAGACCGAAGTCACGGAGCAGGCTGAGGACGAACTCGAGCAGGTGCCGGATCTCCTTCGCAGCGTCCTCCTGCGCCACATAGGAGTGGGAATCGTCCTGGGTCAGTGCGCGCACGCGAGTGAGCCCGTGGACGACGCCGGAAGCCTCGTCGCGGTACACGGTGCCGAACTCGAAGAGTCGCAGCGGAAGTTCACGGTAGGAACGGCCGCGTGAGCGGAAGATGAGGTTGTGCATCGGGCAGTTCATCGCTTTGAGGCGATAGGGGGTGCCCTCCTTGACGATCTCCCCGGAATCGTCCCGGACCTCGTCGACGGAGATCGGGGCGAACATGTTCTCCCCGTAGTACGGCAGGTGTCCCGAGGTGTAGTAGAGGGTCTCCTTCGAGATGTGCGGAGTCCCGACGTACTCGAAGCCCTCTTCGATGTGGCGGGCGCGGACGTAGTCCTCCATCTCGCGCTTGATGACACCGCCCTTGGGATGGAAGACGGGCAGACCGGAACCGAGCTCTTCGGGGAACGAGAACAGGTCGAGTTCGGCACCGAGCTTGCGGTGGTCGCGGCGCTCCGCCTCGGCGAGGCGTTCCTGGTGGGCTTTGAGGTCGTCTTTCGACGCCCAGGCCGTGCCGTAGACCCGCTGCAGGCTCGCATTGGCCTGATCGCCGCGCCAGTAGGCGGCAGAGGAGCGGGTGACGGCGAACCCGTTGCCGATGAGCTTGGTGGTGGGCAGGTGCGGTCCGCGGCAGAGATCCTGCCACAGGACATCGCCCTTGCGATCGACGTTCTCGTAGACGGTGAGCTCACCGGCTCCGATTTCGACGGAGGCCGAGTCGTCCGCGCCGGCGCCCTTGTCGTCGATGAGTTCGAGCTTGTAGGGCTCGTGCGCCATGCGCTCGCGCGCTTCCGCCTCGTCCACGACGACGCGATTGAAGGTCTGGCCGGCCTTGACGATCTGAGCGGCCCGCTTCTGAATCGCCTTGAGATCGTCGGGGGTGAACGGTTCGGCCACGTCGAAGTCGAAGTAGTAGCCGTCGGTGATGTAGGGGCCGATGCCCAGCTTGGCATCGGGGAACAGGTCCTGGACCGCCTGAGCCGTGACGTGGGCGGTCGAGTGGCGCAGGATGTCGAGTCCTGCCGGAGAGTCGATGGTGATGGGAGCGATCGAATCGCCCGCGGCGAGCTCGCGGCTGAGGTCGACGGGCTGCCCATCGAGCCACATTGCAACGACCGTGCGGTCCGTGGAGAAGATCTCCGTACCGGTCAGTCCCTGTTTCCAAGGAATGGTCTCACCCGCGCAGTCAATGCTGTCTGCCACTGATCTTCTCCGTTCGTCTGTGTTGGGTTGCCTCGCGACTAGAGTCTAGTACGGATCCGGCGCTGCCAAATCAGTTGGGTGGCAG
The Brevibacterium marinum genome window above contains:
- a CDS encoding NUDIX hydrolase, which produces MKPRKASRVVLLNERDEVLLIRAQDLLMPTHQWWMTCGGGSEMGETPAQTAAREVAEETGLECEPAELIGPLATRDEIFEFTERSLHQIETYFAFRTSEDIELEDAVWTDIEKRSLLEFRWWSRTELMATTETIYPKNLLSLMDLVTAGSVPENPLVID
- a CDS encoding HIT family protein, with protein sequence MTEAADSRLGEGGPEHLEGIPEPEAAAGFPGEPDGFQRLWTPHRMVYIDGQDKPKNTGVSECPFCTAPSKSDEEGLIVARGDEVYAVLNLYPYNPGHLLICPYRHVADYTDLTESETMELARFSQKAMSVVRAVSSPDGFNLGMNQGPVAGAGIAAHLHQHIVPRWSGDSNFLPVVAQTKALPQVHADVQAALSKEWNS
- a CDS encoding alpha/beta hydrolase family protein — encoded protein: MNPEDLDSLAEYSSPLLRGSEAVITITRPDLESNSYLSQLFALQEKSSTRLTHNWRDYAPEVSRDWSGYLSAAKKEPAQLFVGPSLETAHRVTDNHLGVSEFALDDEGARALYVARVAEPGRCGQDEDIPAGEEAPRRITSAAYLSNGVGYVDDRPARAFLVDLVEPGLGKSGITGGAEVPLSTLLKTPESDVHDPQFSPGGERISVLAPLEPDHGEPDLRSTVWLLGGQDPEAVELPRMSVDMHRWIDDETLLMVGNELTRDELDFVGQMPGLFVHELRTGKTRRLTDPETVSIAAIRPRIAGTGADGSAAPQGSGPTGAAVIAAVDTDGATRIAAIDVTAQMVGLDELDFLTDDTTVVNGFDVAGDSVVFTAQTPTSGAVLARTRLATRTGALAKEGAAGPHAPTVLRQHPAPANSVLPQLLRVDGEDGTITGWLAKPSGPGPFPVILNIHGGPFAQYTHGWFDETQVLASAGYAVVYANPRGSGGRTRTWGTAVRGNMAEPAMADVLAVLDSALAADPDLDSSRLGVQGGSYGGYLTAMITTDDHRFEAAIVERGYLDPTSFVGTSDIGRFFSEEYTTRDPRAIAAQSPLAHAWQVRTPSLVMHSELDFRCPLEQAQQYYAALQRAGTDTEMLIFPGENHELSRSGQPRHRQQRFEAMLDWWDRHLGDDVDADVDDQTTSATR
- the thrS gene encoding threonine--tRNA ligase; this translates as MADSIDCAGETIPWKQGLTGTEIFSTDRTVVAMWLDGQPVDLSRELAAGDSIAPITIDSPAGLDILRHSTAHVTAQAVQDLFPDAKLGIGPYITDGYYFDFDVAEPFTPDDLKAIQKRAAQIVKAGQTFNRVVVDEAEARERMAHEPYKLELIDDKGAGADDSASVEIGAGELTVYENVDRKGDVLWQDLCRGPHLPTTKLIGNGFAVTRSSAAYWRGDQANASLQRVYGTAWASKDDLKAHQERLAEAERRDHRKLGAELDLFSFPEELGSGLPVFHPKGGVIKREMEDYVRARHIEEGFEYVGTPHISKETLYYTSGHLPYYGENMFAPISVDEVRDDSGEIVKEGTPYRLKAMNCPMHNLIFRSRGRSYRELPLRLFEFGTVYRDEASGVVHGLTRVRALTQDDSHSYVAQEDAAKEIRHLLEFVLSLLRDFGLDDFYLELSTRGDDEKKQDKFIGSDEQWAEATQVLEEVARETGLELVPDPGGAAFYGPKVSVQARDAIGRTWQMSTVQLDFNQPERFDLEYQAADGTRKRPVMIHSAKFGSIERFLGVLTEHYAGAYPVWLSPVQVTCIPVAEEFNDYLAEVAAQLRAAGARVEIDDSDDRFPKKIRNASKSKVPFVLIAGGEDRDANAVSFRFRNGEQDNGVSVAEAVTRIVDSIETKAQV
- a CDS encoding YebC/PmpR family DNA-binding transcriptional regulator, which encodes MSGHSKWATTKHKKAAIDSKRGKLFAKLIKNIEVAARNGGPDPEGNPTLFDAIQKAKKNSVPADNISRAVKRGGGLDGSAVNYENILYEGYAAGGVALLIECLTDNRNRAASEVRVAVTRNGGSMADPGSVTYNFNRKGVIIVSAEGTDEDAIVLATLDAGAEEVKSEGETFEIICEATDLVDVRTALVDAGIDYNSAEASFVPELEVSLDADTARKVFNLIDALEDSDEVQNVYSNADVSDEVLAELDA